CGCCCCAGTGGCGTGGACCCCGGGCGGTGAAGCCACGGGCCTCGCGGGCGATGCGCATCCTGCGCATGTCGTCGGTGATCAGGTCGCCGTAGCGGACCATGAACGACGCGATCTGCACCAGCAGAGGCGGCATGCGCAGCCGTTGCAGCCCGAGGAGCAGTGCGCGCAGTTCGGTGGTGGCCGCCAGCAGCACGGAGGTGGCGACGCCGAGGGTCCCCTTGACGAGGACGTTCCAGGCGCCCCAGAGGCCGGACTCGCTGAGGGAGAGTCCGAGGACTTCCGTGTGCGGGCCTTCGGCGACGAAAGGGAGGAGGACGGCGAAGGCGACGAAGGGCACCTCGACGACGAGCCGCCTGAGCACGAAGCCCGCGGGCACGTGCGCGGCGGCGGCGACGCCGGTGAGCAGCAGGGCGTACGCGCCGAATGCCCAGACGGCTTCGCGGGGCGTGGCGACGGTGATCAGGACG
The Streptomyces sp. CNQ-509 DNA segment above includes these coding regions:
- the cbiQ gene encoding cobalt ECF transporter T component CbiQ, with product MGAGHAHKLYRHGDSPVHRLPAHVKVVAAFSFVLITVATPREAVWAFGAYALLLTGVAAAAHVPAGFVLRRLVVEVPFVAFAVLLPFVAEGPHTEVLGLSLSESGLWGAWNVLVKGTLGVATSVLLAATTELRALLLGLQRLRMPPLLVQIASFMVRYGDLITDDMRRMRIAREARGFTARGPRHWGVLARTAGALFIRSYERGERVHLAMVSRGYAGTMPVVDEVRATQGQWSYAAALPLAALAVCLLGWILL